Within the Cyanobium sp. ATX 6F1 genome, the region GGGATCGACAGGCTGTAGTTCGCCGTGGTCACCGGCACCGCGTAGGGGTTGGCGCCATAGCCCGGAGTGCTGCCATCGGTGTTGTCGGGCTTGAACCTCCGGTACAGGATCTCCAGCTCGTAGAGCGCCGGCACATACCAGTCGCTGTAGCCGCCGATCGTGAGCGCCCGCGCCCACTGGGCAGCGGGGTGGCCCGCATCGTTGGCGGCGTTGCTGTTGGCCAGCCCATCGAACGTGCTCGTGGCCCCGGCCGTGGCCGTATTGGCGGTCTTGAGCACCTTCAGGGCCTGACCCGTGGACTTGGGCGAAATGATCAGCGCATGGGTGGCCACCCCATTCGCCGTAGCCGAGATCAGCCCGCCGTAGTAGCCCCCCTCATAGGCAGAACCGATCGCCGGCAGGCTGCCAACCGGAGTGCCAGCACTCACCGTCAGCTTGTAGACGGTGCCCGACACGTTGTCGAGGTACATGTCCCCGTCGATCTGGCCGGGGATGTTGGCCGGTGGCGGCCCGGATCCCACAAACCAGCCCGTGCCGCGGGAGCCCACCGCGCCAGTGGTGCCAGCCACGCCAGCAGGGCCCTGGATGCCAGCCGATCCAGCCGTACCAGCCGGGCCCTGGGGGCCAGCGGCGCCAGCCGGACCTTGGGCACCTGCTGTTCCAGCGGGGCCCGTCGGACCGGCCGGGCCTTGGATCTGACCTGCGTTGACCCAGTTGCTGCCAGCGGCGTTCCAGGAATAGAGCGTGTCGCCCTCGTCTTGAACGATGTAGGCGTCACCCTGCTGCCGGTTCGAGGTCGGCAGCGCCGAGTAGGTGGCGACCGAGCCCTTGAGGTTGATGCCGGTGCCGGCCGCGCCTTGCGGGCCAGTCGGACCGGCTGCTCCAGGAGCTCCAGCCGTGCCAGCCGGACCTTGCGGGCCAGTGCTGCCAGCTGTACCTGCTGTGCCGGCGGTGCCCTGCGGGCCGGCTGGACCTTGCGGGCCGGCTGACCCGGGTGCGCCCGCCGTGCCGGTCGGTCCAGGGGAACCCTGCGGACCCAGCAGGGAGCCGGTGTTATTCCAGGGCATCGAAGCCAGGCCGCATCACGTCACCAGCTATTGCCACTGACGTGCTCACCGCTGAGCGGCAATCGAGAACAGCAGCGTGCCTGTGTTGATCAAGGCATGGAGGAACGGCAGCTTGGTGGACCCATCCACGAAAAAGCTCATCGCCAACTTGGCGCCCACCAATGCGGCGCCCTGGGGATAGCGCAGGTAGGTCCAGGGCTCCAGCACCCGGTTGCGCAAGTCAAAGCGCGCAAACCGCTGGGTGCCGTTGATGCTCAGGTAGAGATAGCGCCCGCCATTCGCCAGTGGGTCATGGGCACCGCAGGTGCCCGTGGTGAAGGTCGTCAGCCCCTTGTTGCCGTAGGCGATATCCGCCGACCACACCCCGGTGGCGCCGCCGGCCAGATCAAACAGGTCGATGATGTTCGCAGCACCACCACGGATCCGGTAGATGAAGCTGTGGCGTGCATTGCCGGAGGGATCACGGCCAATCCCGAAGCTGTGCTCACAGAAGATCCCAGCACCACCAGCGACAGCCGCCGCCGCAAAGCTGGACGTGTCCCAGCTGTTGGCGGTGATGTTGTAGGTGAAGACGCTGGTCTGGTTCGTGAACAGCAGGATCTTGTCGTCGTCGTTCTCGACCACGAACTTGGCGGTGGCCGATGGCGTCACCGTCCAGGCCGTCGCCACGGTCCAGATGGGCGAGCCGCCGGCCGTGTGAGACGCAATCCGGCGCCGTTGGCCCACCGCCGTCGGCGTGGCGGTGTCCTCCGTAATCCGGATCTGGAAGTTGCGGTACTCGTTGAGCAGCAGCGCCGGGACCGACGCGGTGCCCTGCACGATCGTGGTGCTCGTCGCGCCCGTTGTGGCGCTCAGCACTCCCAGGAAACCGGCGCCGGGTAGGAGATCGTTCGGGACGTAGCCCTCGCTCAGGGCCACCAGCGACGAGTCACTGCCGATCGTCGCCGGCAGGTTGGTGGTGGCCAGGTTGCCGCTGTAGCTGTTCGTGGCGATGTCGTAGTGCTTCCAGATCCCGGCCGCCAGGGTGCCCGCCGAGAGCAGGAACACCCGCCCCGAAAGGATCTCGTAGGTGTCACCCACCGCCGGCGTGAAGGTCAGCGCCGCATCGAGCGTGAGGGTCGGAGTGGTGCCAGCCGTGTTGGCCACGATCAGCCGTTCTTCCGTCTTGCCAGAACCACCGGCGGCACTGCCGATCACCCGCAGGGTGAAACCCACCCCATCACCACGGTTGGCGAGCTGGTTGACGGCCACGGCGGCAGGAAGCGCCGTGGAGAGCACCACAGAGGTGGTGGTATTGCCAGCCGCGAGGCTGCCGCGGGGCCCCTGGTGGGGTGAACAATCGAGCTCGCTCCCGCCCCGAAGGCGCCTGCCAGCGCCGGGCTGCTCAGCCCGATCCATTCATCGTTCTGCGGGCTGTAGGCCGAGAACGTGGTGGCATTGCTCAGCAGGTAGTGGAGCGGGTGCGCCTTGCCGCCGCCGCGCATGTCGAAGGCCAGCGAACTCCCGGCCGCTGATGCCGCAGGCGCAGGAGCCAGCGGCCGCCACTTGGGCAGATCGAGGATGTCCTTGAAGGCAAGCGTGGTGGGCATCGCGGTCGCTCAGAGGGGCGGAAAGAGTTGGGCGCTCGGGTTCATGTGATCCGCCCCCGGATGGACGTAGACCAGCTGGTCTCCATGCTCTCGAGCACCATCCCGGCGGCGTTCACACCACCGATCGAGGCCAGGTTCGTGACCGCGCCCACGGTCGTCACCGTCGAGCAGGTCGTCACCGTCGCAACGGTCGTCACCGCCGACACCGTGCCCACTGTCGTCACGGTCGGGAGCGTTTCACCGGTGAGCGAGACGCGGAGCTTGGCGCCCGCCGTGTCGAAGGTCATCGACAGGTCGGCCAGCACAGAGGCGACCTGATTGAGGCGCAGGGCCAGTCCCTCGGAGACCAGATTGGAGAAGGCGTTGCGCAGCATCAGGTTCCGTCCTCGATCCAGCAGGTGAGATCAGGGCCCAGCAGCTGCCACCACTCGTAGCGAGTGGCGCCGCTCAGTTCGCCGAAAGTTGGCTGGGCTGCCTGAATGAAGATCGGCTGACCCGGGCCGCTCGGCTCACCCTGGATCCCCTGGGGGCCCTGGGCGCCGGGCGCACCATCAGCACCAGCAGGGCCAACGGCCCCGCCAGCACCTGCCGGTCCCTTGATCGAATCGCCGGTGGAGTCCCAGCCCATGTGCTCCTGGCTCTACGACCCCTATTGCCATTGCCCAGCAATCCCTAGGCGCCCGGCATCAGCTCGTACACCTGGCCATTCAGGCGATTGAGGTAGAGATCGCCCGGAGCAGGCGGCGGATTCAGCGCCGCGCTCACGGGCGGCCCATCACCGGAATACCAGCGGGTGCCGCGACTGGCGGCGCCGCTGCCGTACATCACCGCCAGCGCAGGCTTGCCATCCACCGGGCTCGGCAGCAGCGCCAAGCCACCGTCCGGGTGCAGGCGCAGCCGCCACAGCTCCGTGGTGGAGCCGTTGTAGGCGCGCCCATCGAGGCCATCGCCCGGCACAAGGGGCTCCACACCGGCCAGGCCGCCGCTTCCATCGCCACCGCCGGAGAGCCCCTGCTGCACCACGCTCGGCGGAACCGGGCAACCCAGCAGCGCCACAGGCAAGCTGGCCACCGTCAGGCCGATCGACACCGTCACCGTCAGATCCACCCGATCGAGGTACACATGCCGCGGCATCGGCACCTCCCGCGAGAGGGCATCCCAGCCGATCGTCTCGATGCTTCCATCGCCCCAGTCCACCTGGATCGGCTGGGGCGCCTTGATCAACGGATCGATCGAGAGCGTGATCGGCGCTACAGCTATCGGATCACTCCAGAGCCGATCAGAGGGCATCCAGAACAACTCCAGCGCCTGGGCTGGCACCGTCCCCACCCGAAAGCCCAGCTGCAGCCATCGGTCGGCCTCGTGGTGCAAGACCCACTCCTCTTTACCCGGGCAGCCGTACGGAGGAAGCAGCCGCACCCGGCCGCTCTCATCGATGGGAGGCAAGGGGTAAGGCATGAGCAGGCGGTTCCTCGCGGGAGGTTGGCGCTATCTCCCTTTGCCAGCTGGCAGGGATCAGCCCAACAGGTCAGCGGGAATCGACGTGTCGAGTTCTGTGCTCGGAGCATCGAGGCCAGGGACTGGCTGGGGCGTCGGCTCGGTCGCCAGCGTCTCGGCCTGCTCCACCAGCTCGCTCTTGGTCTGAGAGGGGTCCAGGGCGACGCCATAGGTGGCCTCGACCTCCGCAACGATCTGAGCCTTCGTCATCGACGCGAAATCAGTCGCATCGGCAGGCGGCACCTCAGGCACAACAGGTTCGACTGCATCCGGGAGTGCTCCCGGAAGTGTCTCCACTGGTGGCAGCTCAGGCACCTCAGGCACAACAGGATCCACAGGCAGCTCGGGCACCTCAGGCTCAGCACGATCCTCAACGCCCGCGCTCGGATCGACGTTCACCGGCGGATGCACCTTCCAGCCTTCCGCCGCCCAGCGGTCGGAATGGACTGGGTACACGAACTGATCGTGTCGGCCCGATTTGGAGATGCGCAGCATCCCCTCGGGCGGCAGTTCCAGCACTGGATCGGTGTCTGTCAGTTCAAGGGGCACGGTCGGATCGCTGGGGGTGGTGGGGTCGGTCGGCTCCTCTGGGGGAGCATCTGGTGTCGGTGCGGTCGGAACCGTTGGATCCGTGCCCTCCACCTCCGGCTGCGGCGGCGCCCAGGGCCGCCCTGGCTTGGTCGGCTTGATCACCGGCTTGCCTGGCTTGTCAGGCTTGTCTTTATCGAGGTCGCTCATGGCCGCCTCAGTAGGTGAGGCTGACGTGGGCGCCGTTCGGGGTCGACGGCGTCAACGTGGCCTTGGCGTAGAAGAAGGCCGGCAGTTCCACGTTGGCGGCATCAGCAGGTGCCACCGCCAAACTGCCGCCCGCGATCGGGGCCTCCACCTGACCACCGGCGGCGGGGATCGCCACGGTGGCCGCCGTCACCCAGGTGCCGACGGTGCCGTCCTTGAGCAGCGGCGCCAGTTGGAGCACCACCGTCACCGCAACCGCAGCACCGGGGTGGCTGGCCAGCAGCGTGAACGCTCCGGCGGCATCGAGCGGCGTGGTCAGCCGCACCACCTCAGCGCTGACGCGGGTGCGCTCAAACGGATCGGTGGCGTTGTAGTTGACCCAGCCAACCAAGGTGGTGGCGGCGTCGATCAGTTTGTTGCCCTGTTGGGCCATGGTCGTGTCCTCTAGAGATGAAGAGATCAGGGGTGTGGCCTTCTGGGCCTATGGCCCTGGGGCCTATGGCCCTCAGGCCACAGCGGGGCCGACGTTGTACAGGCGACCGATCGCCTTGTCGTGAACCACCGCGTAGCCCACGTACCAATCGACGCGGGTGCGGAACACCGGGGCGTCCTGTACTTCGCCGAAGTCCCGCACCGAGATCCCGTAGCGGCCCTCGAACGGCCCCTGGATGCCGGTCATCAGCTCATCGCCAAGCGCCACGCAGTAGATCGAAGTGGTGTTCGCCGCCTCGCCAAAGCCCAGCACTTCATGGCCCTGGGCGTCCTGATCCACGACCAGGATCTCGGTGTCCTCGAACCAGTGGCGGCCGTCGATCACCTGATACAGATCGCCGCCCGCCTCACGCGAGGCATGGCTGATCTGGCGCCGGCCGGCCTTGCTGGTGAGGATCACCTTCTCGCCGCCCAGGGCGTTGACCGAATCGACCAGCGCCTCCAGCTTGGTGAGCTTGACGGTGCCGCTGATGTTGTCGACGGTCTGGGCCCCGCCAGGGACCAGCCGCTTGCTCAGGCCGTTGAACGCCCGCGGATCAAAGGTGGCGTCACCATTGATGATCGCCGCCTCCAGGGTGAGCCGCATCGAGCGCACCTTCTGCTCGGTCTGAGAAGCACGGGCCTCGGGGCCGTTGAGGTCAACGATCGAGCGGTCCACATCGAGATCACCACCAAAGAGGTGAACGAACTCGCTCTCCTGCGCCACCGCGCCGTAATCACGGCGGTAGCCCTCGTTCACGGCACGAAAGCCGACGCGGGGCAATTTCTTTTCCTTGGCGAACTGCAGGGCGCCGCCCGAGAGATTGCGGAACGGCAAACGACGAAGCAGCTGACCTTCCGTGAAGGTCTTGGCAACCGCGAGCCTGTCGACTCGGGTTTCGTGCTTCATCGCCTCGATCAACGTGAGGCCCATGGTCACTCCCGGGGCCTGACCCCAGCAACGTCACCACCTATTGCCATGGGCGAGCACGGGGGTTGGTGAGTCAGTCGCGGAGGAACACTTCGACGGTCGCGGTCACCCAGGTGGCCACTCCTGTGCCGAAAAAGTCCTGGTCCTCGCTCCAGATGGGACATTCCAGCTGAATGGCCAGAGCCAGTGCCGGCCAATCGCTCGGATCACGGATCCTTGCCTCGGCCTCCTGCTGCGCGGATTCGAGAGCTGAGTCATCCACGACCTGGACGATTCGCATCAAGCGCAGAAACGCCTCGTTGGTGATCTCAGGGTTCAGCTTCCGCTTCTCGCTCAACTCAGCGATGTAGTGGGCGGCTTCCTCCGTGTTGGCCTGGGCGACAAAGAAGTCGACACGATCGGCGTACTCGGCGATCAGAGCACTGACGCGGACGCCGAAAACGCCTCGGATCAAGATGTTGGCGTCGAGAACCAGGCGCTTGCGCTCTTTGCTCACGCCTTGTTCCTGGCACCCCGGGTCTGGTGCTGACGCCAGCCCTTGAAGTCAGTGGCAATGTCTTCTTCCGAGAGGCCGAGGCGCAGAAGCTCAGCCTGCATCTGACGGCTGGCCTCGATCAGCTGCTCCCGTTCGCTGAGATCAGGGTGCTGCGGCAGTGGAACGTAGAGGCCGATCGTGCGGCCGTGGCGGGTCACCTCGATCGGCGTCGAGGTTTCCAGATGAGAGGAGAGCTGTGCCCTGAGCTCCCGGATGCCGACGCGGCTCGCCATCACTGGATCCTGCTGATTGTGTACACACTTTAACGGCAAAAAGGTTGGGGCTCAGGGGATCCGCAGTGTCCACAGCGGCGCAAGGGCTACGCAAGCGGCTACGCCGCCCTTGCCCTCGCCGTGGTGGGTCTGCGGGTCCATCGCCCTGCCTGGCATGTCCATCCATCTGCTGCTGATCTCCCGCGAGGAGCGCCCGAGCTTCTCCTTCTCGCGGCTCCGGCTCGTGATCGCGCCCACCCCAGAGCTTGATCTGGCCACGCTGAGCTGGATGATCGATTGCCCGGCCAAGGCCA harbors:
- a CDS encoding prevent-host-death protein; the encoded protein is MASRVGIRELRAQLSSHLETSTPIEVTRHGRTIGLYVPLPQHPDLSEREQLIEASRQMQAELLRLGLSEEDIATDFKGWRQHQTRGARNKA
- a CDS encoding major capsid protein — encoded protein: MGLTLIEAMKHETRVDRLAVAKTFTEGQLLRRLPFRNLSGGALQFAKEKKLPRVGFRAVNEGYRRDYGAVAQESEFVHLFGGDLDVDRSIVDLNGPEARASQTEQKVRSMRLTLEAAIINGDATFDPRAFNGLSKRLVPGGAQTVDNISGTVKLTKLEALVDSVNALGGEKVILTSKAGRRQISHASREAGGDLYQVIDGRHWFEDTEILVVDQDAQGHEVLGFGEAANTTSIYCVALGDELMTGIQGPFEGRYGISVRDFGEVQDAPVFRTRVDWYVGYAVVHDKAIGRLYNVGPAVA
- a CDS encoding PIN domain-containing protein; translation: MSKERKRLVLDANILIRGVFGVRVSALIAEYADRVDFFVAQANTEEAAHYIAELSEKRKLNPEITNEAFLRLMRIVQVVDDSALESAQQEAEARIRDPSDWPALALAIQLECPIWSEDQDFFGTGVATWVTATVEVFLRD